The Gossypium hirsutum isolate 1008001.06 chromosome A03, Gossypium_hirsutum_v2.1, whole genome shotgun sequence genome contains the following window.
TATAAGCAGAAGGTATGCTAAAGGTTCTTGATAGGATTAGGCTGTTCTGCTGCATTTTTTTTCTAGccatttttccttgattttctaacCATTTCAAGAATTATTAAAATTGGAAACAGTTCAAGGCATTGGAAGCCATGGCAGAACAAGTTAAACCTGAAGGTTATGCCAGCAATGCCCAAAGTCATTCATCAAACAAGTTAGAGAAAAATGTGGCAAAGCCTCGAGGCTCTGGTTCCCCATTCAAATGCATTGGTTTGGGTTTGGCACAACAAATGAAATTAGAGAAAGATGAGGATCTTACTGCTGCAAGGCTGCGCATTGAAGAATTAGAATCCTTAGCAGCAAATCGCCAGAAAGAGGTAGGCTTTATCACATGGATGCTGATTTTACAACTTTCTTAGAAACTTTTGAGTATGGTTTTTGGAACCGGACGGTGATTGAACTGGTCAGGTCACCGGTTCTTGGTCTGACCGTCAGTCTAGTTtcaattaaaaagttataaaCCTGGTTTAACCGTCGGCACAACTGGTTCAAAACTGTTTGCAGTCCAATAAATTCGACCTCTTAACCCAGGCCAGTATACCTGCCAGTTCAGTTCCAACAACTATGCTTTGAGTTTGCACTCGCTAATTACTTTCTCTAAACATGTTACTTGCCACAGATATTTTCTCTCAATGCAAGACTAGCAGCTGCAGAGAGCATGACCCATGATGTGATTCGAGATCTGTTGGGAGTCAAATTGGACATGACCAATTATGTGGTAACCAAATTTACTTATATCCATCATTTTAACAATGGGTCTTGGAACTTAATAATATATGTTGAATTTCCGGATCAAAGAAGAAATTACTTTTTCCTCATTGGAAGAATTTCAATAATACACCCTGCCCCCAGCAAAATAAACAACAGTCTAACCAAATTTTCCTATCTTATTATTCTCTTCCTTTTAATGCAGTCATTGTTGGATAATCAGCAAGTGCAGAAAATAACAGAGAAGGCTAGACTTAATAATTTAGAATCTCAAGTGAAGGTATGGATTTCTGGGTTACTTTGAATTTATTTTGGGCACTATTATCTGTTCAGATTTATTTGAATTATGTCATGCCGATAGGATCACGAGGTTGTCAAGCTCAAGCAGCAGCTCAATGAATTTGTTGAGGAGAGGCAAGGGTGAGCAAACATAACTTTACCAATAGAACTTATGATATGCTAATGTGGGCTAATAAACCTATTAGCTATTTCATATTGTTCAGTATGTTCAGGTTTTGTTGCATCTTATTTTGACAGGTGGCTTGAGGAAATTGATAGAAAACAAGCTGAGCTAACTGCAGTGCACGTAGCATTGGAGAATGTTCGTCAGCGAGATCAGTTGCTTAAAATCGAAAACGAAATGCTCAAGGTTAAGATCTTGAACTTTTGTACTTAATAAAGGGTTAAAATACCTTGAATGTCCTGTGGActggatcaaattagtccctctattattaaatgaatcaatttagtccctatactggtaaaaagaatcaaataagtccaaattgtAACAGAATTgatatttattgtataaaaaatgttttgaaaattatttttttcaattgcagttcaattccaaacaaaaatttcatttacaaaatcctaataattttaaaaatattaactctggTAAATAGTAAATGTTATTTCTAttccaattttgacttattttagtagtacaaggactaattgatccatttaatagaAGAGGGACTAATTTAATCCAGTCCCTATAATACAAGGACCTCTCAGGTACATTCATCCTTAGTGAAGTGTCAGTTTAGTTGGTTCCTGGACCTAATTCCCTATACTATCTGCAGATGGAGAATGTAAACTACAAGAAAAAGGTATTGGAACTTGAAGGAGAAGTGAAGAAACTATCTGGCCAACAAAACCTCCAACAACGAATTCACCATCATGCCAAAATTAAGGCAAGTTTTTATGCATTTTCTTCCTCTGGTGGACTATCTCCTTCAAAATCAATGCCAATTctgaatctatttttattatgttttgaacAATGCATTAGGAAGAAAATAACATGCTAAAAATCCAAAATGAAGAGCTCGGCGTCAAGCTGCGGCGAACAGAGGTTGTACTTTCACGTGTAAGAGAAGAGCTCGGTCATTATCGTGCTTCTATTGGGAAAAGCCCTTGCGTTAATTTCGACGAGGAGCAACGTTTGAATAACAAACTGAGGGTTAGTCCCTAGAGATGTCCTCTTTATAGTAGGCTTAGCAGAGTATTAAGAGTTTGTTTAAAATCATCTTTAAATCATTTACAGGAGTCTGATGAAGACCGGGTGCAACTAGCGCACAAGTTATTGGCATTGTGTACAAGTGTTTTAAAGGTAAAGTCAATGGTGATTGATGTCTAAGGATTTCTTTTATCACGATCACAGATTTCGTTTATCTCATTCAAACCAAACTTTCAGGCTGCCGGTATAACAATGCCTATTTCTGATATATGCCCTGCGGCTGCTGAAGAGGCACTTGAACAACTCCAGAATAAAGTAATCTCACTTGAAAGAGAATTGCAAAGTTTGACACTTAAGGTAAATGACACACACTAGCTTTTTACTTGATTATATTGTTAAATACTGGAAGCTGGTTTTCGAGTTAACTCAATTGACATTAAATTTCTGTTATATCTTGTAATCACATTACAAGCATGCTAATATGCCCGAACTCGTGATGAGTGTTGGATAGAAGTATTATTGTCCGATATGTACATGCAAGTTTCATACATgcatacacatgcatatgtacatgcTTGCTATATGCCTGAACTCGCGATTAGTCTGATAGAAGTGTGTAAATATAACAGACACACTAGCTTTTTACTTGATTATATTGTTAGACACCGAAAGCCCGCTTCCGAGTTTTTTCAATCAACATTAAGGTTCTGATGATAGCAAGTGTGTAATTACATTACATGCTTTCAATATGCCTGAACTCATGATCAGGTTGAATAAAAAGTGTGTAAATAACAGACAGATAAGCTTTTTACTTGATTATATTGTTAAATATTGAATGTTGGTTTTCGAATTAATTCAATCTACATAAATTTCTGATGATAGCATGTAACTAATTACATGCTTGTTATATGCCCGAATTTGTGATGAGTGTCGGATAgaagtatgtaaataataaacacacTAGCTTTTTACTTGATTATATTGTTATAAACCGGAAGCCGGTTTTCGAGTTAATTCAATctacattaaattttttatgatagcAAGTGTGTAATTACATGCAAGTTTCATACATGCATACACATTTTTCTCGACtgatataaataaacaaattttgttgTGCAGAATAAGATTTATAGTGAAAGAAACAGATTGTCAGAACTAATGCCGCAGACTTCACCTCCGGCGAGTGCAAGAACAGATGAAAACTGTCATACCCCGAAAAGGCCATTTCTTTCCACATTAGATCGATAGCCATTTGATCTTAATTATTAcactttgtgtatatatatatatatattaatctattttatttgtttttttacacaAACCTTGACATTGTATATCTAATCAAAGAAAGTATACATCGCGATTTCTTTCATTCAAAACTACATATTTTGAGTATTATAGAGATAATTTATGCTAAAAGTTTAattgcaatttatttttattcaaaaaaaataagtaaattaatctctataattaaacaaaaaagcaaactgaaaatttttcttaaaaaaattactaataaatgTGATTGATAGAATAATTAGATAGTTACACGTGATATGCTATGTGTTTAACGTAATGAattaatggataaaatttttgataaaaagattagtttattctttaatttaatgtaatggattaatttgttcttttttaaaaaaaatgggttaAAATATGATGCAACTCTTTGTACAAAAAATTTCTTGATACTTCTGActgtattttaatcatttttctcaCATCATGTTCGTATCGATAGATAACTTCCTACCTTAATTCAGTTCATTCATATAATTACTTCTACAAGGTGCTCGGTTAGCACAGTTAGGGTTTGCACATAGGATTCATTTCATGAACTGTAAAAGtctatatataacaaactttGCCAGAAATGGAGACAATGAGTCACACCACCACTTGCAGTTTAAAGACAGATTTCAACACTTTCATTACATTGTGTTACAAAAGACAGTACATAATGGACATTTTAAACAGAAATCCCTTACCCCATATTTTCGGTCTCTCATTTTTTGTCCCTGGAAAAGGTTGTTCAAAGGGTACACACTTCGATTAACATCAGATGATCATCCTTCTCAGCATACGGACAAGATTCACAATCACATTGCATATATTATCTCTCCACTACTATCAATGTCAAGTTCAGGATCGCTGTCCAGGTCCTCTTCCATATCATCGTCAATGTCAAGGCTACCGGTTAAATAATGATTGAGACTATTCGTATTGGCCGCAGGGATAGTAGCTTCGGAAATGATCTGCATGATTTCGTCGACACTCTGCATCGGTTGATCAGCTTCTTCAAACTGGTTGTTCATTGTGTTCTCGTCCATGAGATCTGCCGGTAGGTTCTTTAGAAACCACTCATGGTTCCTAATTTCGGGAATGGATATCCTCTGTTGCGAAAAAAATCGAATCGAAGTTCCTACAATTAGAATTTAGGAAACAAAAGGCAAGAAAAATTAACTTGGGTTTCAATAAAGAGAGAACTAACTTGTGAGGGGTCGGCCACAAAGATCCTCGAGATCAGATGACGGCACTCGGGAGATATATGGACATAGTCAGGGATCGAGTACTGGACATTTAAAATCCGCTGCAAGAACAAATCGGTTATATCAGTCAGTCAACATTCTATAGTAGTTTCCATTTTTGGTTACTGAAGAAGGAATGCATTTACATGAATCGTTTTGTGGAAGTTCTTAGGATCCTCGGGGTCTTCAAAAGGATATGCTCCAACCAACATGACATATAAGGTTACCCCACAAGACCAGACATCTGCAATCTGACATATTTCGTCGGAAAAGAAGATTTTAGCGTATAATTTTAACCATAAAACCTTAAGCAGAGCAACAATCGAGTGACACGACCATTGAAGCTATTAAAAATAACCCCGGCAAGTAAGTGACAATGTCTTTCCTGCCAGACTACATTTCTAATCGGCCTCTACAGTCCTATGTTATCTGTTGATCCTAACCATAACCATTACGGCTATCGATGATTCAAACAATTCTAAATCCCTCGTTCTACATATTATCAAGTTGTCACAATTGCTAGGATGCATCGCTAGCGGCTATTCTTAACCTGTCCAAACTAGACATTGTAGAAGACGTGTAGTAACATAAAAGCATGGAAAACATGGACCAAACTTGGTGTTGAACAGTTTACATTGCCTAACCCCTGAGATTTGCACTGTTCATTTTCGGCCACATTATAGTAAGACATACGGGGTAAAAGCACTATAGAGGCTCCTGTACTAGGAATCAGATTACATTTTGCACTCTATActcaaaaaataggcaaattagtcattgtacagTAGATCAAATAGCAACTTAGTCTTTtccattaaaaatttcatctatttgtactattaaaaacttGTTTGCCTAATAAAATAACCGGACAGTAACATGTGGCGTGCCATATGTATGTCATGCTAACATACAAAGACCAGTTTTATTAgtagaaatggatggaatttttaacagaagaactagtttgctctttaatctaatatataggagactaatttgcccattttttcaAGTAGAAGAAGCAAAATGCAATTTGCCTCCTACTACAGGGGCTTCCATAATCCTTTTGCCAACATACTGTTAATGTTATCACTCCGAAATGATAGGTAAAGAACTTTAAAACATGAAGCCAGAAAAACAGTATAGCAATGAAATAATTGAGACAGGAGAGTATGGCAACTAATAAACGACAATCGGAATAGATCATTAATGCTATTATCAAATGTTTACAACAGGAAAAGGGTGCAAATACCGGAAGACTAGAATAAGTTAGTTGAGAACATAACGTTCGTAGTTAGAGGTAAGTTGCACTACCACTGGTATACAGAAGtttaaatcaggaaaatacaaAGCAATATTACCTTTCCATCATACTCTTTCTTGAGTAACACTTCCGGAGCTATATAAGCAGGAGTTCCGACCGTCGATTTTGGTTGAGAATGCAGCACTGAGGACTGGAAAAAAGTATGCGATGTCAACATAAATTTATACAGGAAATTAAGATAATGATGTTTGCATGCTTTGCAAACACCCTTTGATGCAATAATCAATAATAGTACAAGCAAATGGTAATAGACATATCTTGTACCTTAGAGTACCCGAAGTCACAAATCTTCAAACGAGGAGCCGGACTCCCATCGAGTAGCGTGTTCTCCAATTTCAAGTCTCGATGGCATACTTGCTTTAAatagaaaatcagcaaaaaggGAGGTCAGTTGAATCACAACTCGAATTCTCTTTCAGATAAGGCACAAACAGAACCAAAGTTACTCACCATTGCATGACAATAACTAACTCCCGATATAAGCTGTTGAAAGAAGAAACGTGCCTGCAAATACACCAAGACAGGTAAATGAAAATTCCACATGACTATCACTAAAACAACAAAGACGGGGGTTGTAGGATAGTAACCTCATCCTCACTAAACCGGCCTGCATTACATATCCGCTCGAATAGCTCGCCACCGGAAGCATATTCCATCACAATAGCCAAATGGGTTGGTGTTAATATTACCTATATGTGACATAACAGTTTCACAAGTTTAAAAACCTTTCTCGAGGATGATAAACATTGCCAAGACTTGCTTCAAGCAGTGTTTAGAGCTTTTGTCTGGCAATTAGATGATACAGGTTCAAACGCTGCATCCCTTTCCCCAGTTTTTGATGTTACTAATTTGGTAAAAGTACCAAGGCCCTTATACtaagagttagattgcattttgccccctttaCTTGGAAAACGAGCAAATTAGTCCCCATATGTTAGATCAAATAGCAAACTtgtcctttttattaaaaattccatctatttctactgttaaaaacacATAGCACGCCACGTGTAATTATTTAGTTATTCCATCAACTACAcgagtttttaacaataaaaatggatgaaattttaccaaaaagggctagtttactttttgatcttataactaatttacctattttttgagtaaaaaaggTAAAATTCAATCTGACTTAAGCATCCATGATACTTTTACATACTAATAATATTAGTAGTTAAGCAAACATCaacctaaataaataaaaaatgataaacatTTAACAATGGAACAAACCTCTTTGAATCTAACAATATTAGGGTGCCTTAGTGATCTATGGTTGATAATTTCCCTTTGTACATTTTCATCTATCTGTTCACACacaaaaacaatgaaaataaacacaaaatcaAACTGATAAACATGAAATTTCTAAATTTGAATACCATTTATGTAATAAATTGGAAGTATGAATCAAAATTTGCAGCTGCAAAATTGAACTCAAATAAGAAATTCAATTAAGTTGATCACCAGAACTAGCTAtaaactaaacaaaaaattcaCCTAACTCTTCACCAAATTAAACTCCATTCAAGCTCTTAATCACCAAAACAAGAAAAACCcagaaaaaatactaaaaattttagaaaaattttagggttttttaaaattaaaagaacactAACCTTCTCACCTCTCTCGATATACTTAA
Protein-coding sequences here:
- the LOC107927985 gene encoding serine/threonine-protein kinase SRK2E isoform X1; this encodes MDRSALTVGPGMDMPIMHDSDRYELVKDIGSGNFGVARLMRDKQTEELVAVKYIERGEKIDENVQREIINHRSLRHPNIVRFKEVILTPTHLAIVMEYASGGELFERICNAGRFSEDEARFFFQQLISGVSYCHAMQVCHRDLKLENTLLDGSPAPRLKICDFGYSKSSVLHSQPKSTVGTPAYIAPEVLLKKEYDGKIADVWSCGVTLYVMLVGAYPFEDPEDPKNFHKTIHRILNVQYSIPDYVHISPECRHLISRIFVADPSQRISIPEIRNHEWFLKNLPADLMDENTMNNQFEEADQPMQSVDEIMQIISEATIPAANTNSLNHYLTGSLDIDDDMEEDLDSDPELDIDSSGEIIYAM
- the LOC107927985 gene encoding serine/threonine-protein kinase SRK2E isoform X2 is translated as MDRSALTVGPGMDMPIMHDSDRYELVKDIGSGNFGVARLMRDKQTEELVAVKYIERGEKVILTPTHLAIVMEYASGGELFERICNAGRFSEDEARFFFQQLISGVSYCHAMQVCHRDLKLENTLLDGSPAPRLKICDFGYSKSSVLHSQPKSTVGTPAYIAPEVLLKKEYDGKIADVWSCGVTLYVMLVGAYPFEDPEDPKNFHKTIHRILNVQYSIPDYVHISPECRHLISRIFVADPSQRISIPEIRNHEWFLKNLPADLMDENTMNNQFEEADQPMQSVDEIMQIISEATIPAANTNSLNHYLTGSLDIDDDMEEDLDSDPELDIDSSGEIIYAM
- the LOC107927985 gene encoding serine/threonine-protein kinase SRK2E isoform X3, with product MEYASGGELFERICNAGRFSEDEARFFFQQLISGVSYCHAMQVCHRDLKLENTLLDGSPAPRLKICDFGYSKSSVLHSQPKSTVGTPAYIAPEVLLKKEYDGKIADVWSCGVTLYVMLVGAYPFEDPEDPKNFHKTIHRILNVQYSIPDYVHISPECRHLISRIFVADPSQRISIPEIRNHEWFLKNLPADLMDENTMNNQFEEADQPMQSVDEIMQIISEATIPAANTNSLNHYLTGSLDIDDDMEEDLDSDPELDIDSSGEIIYAM